A single genomic interval of Sinorhizobium garamanticum harbors:
- a CDS encoding pyrimidine 5'-nucleotidase: MKKLDRLPTHAEFAHVTDWVFDLDNTLYPHHVNLFAQIDRNMTAYVAELLSLEPAEAKKLQKEYYRDHGTTLQGLMIHHGVDPNDFLQRAHAIDYSVVPADPALGEAIKALPGRKFIFTNGSVHHAEMTARALGILDHFDDIFDIVAANFVPKPAGDTYDKFMSLHRVDTRNAVMFEDLPRNLLVPKALGMKTVLLVPHNLEYEFAEAWETSSDADEQIDYVTENLTGFLQRIVAQA; the protein is encoded by the coding sequence ATGAAAAAGCTCGATCGCCTTCCGACCCATGCCGAATTCGCCCATGTCACAGACTGGGTCTTCGATCTCGACAACACGCTCTATCCGCACCACGTCAATCTGTTCGCGCAGATCGACCGCAACATGACGGCCTATGTCGCCGAACTCCTGTCGCTCGAGCCGGCAGAAGCGAAAAAGCTGCAGAAGGAATATTACCGCGACCACGGCACGACGCTGCAGGGGCTGATGATCCACCATGGCGTCGATCCGAACGACTTCCTGCAGCGGGCGCACGCGATCGACTACAGCGTGGTTCCGGCCGACCCCGCGCTTGGCGAGGCGATCAAGGCGCTGCCGGGCCGCAAATTCATCTTCACCAATGGCAGCGTCCACCATGCTGAGATGACGGCGCGCGCACTCGGCATTCTCGACCACTTCGACGACATCTTCGACATTGTCGCTGCCAATTTCGTCCCGAAGCCGGCCGGCGACACCTATGACAAGTTCATGAGCCTTCACCGCGTCGACACCCGCAACGCGGTCATGTTCGAGGACTTGCCGCGCAACCTCCTGGTCCCGAAGGCGCTCGGCATGAAGACCGTGCTGCTCGTGCCGCACAACCTCGAATACGAATTCGCCGAAGCCTGGGAGACGTCGAGCGACGCGGACGAGCAGATCGACTACGTCACCGAGAACCTCACCGGGTTCCTGCAGCGGATCGTGGCGCAGGCCTGA
- a CDS encoding LOG family protein has protein sequence MARMKKRNLRRKDGVWDPLADSSQSRLRASTVPLTPQSTSPTYRLAYVDDDFLCREELRPVRLQLELLKTEMMLEERGINSTVVMFGGARIPEPGGEAWAAKNDTQRKNLEAASIYYDEARKFARICSEQSAKLGHKEYVIVTGGGPGVMEAGNRGAADAGAPSIGLNIVLPHEQAPNRFVTPELSFNFHYFAIRKMHFLLRAKAVTVFPGGFGTLDELFETLTLMQTGRLALVPLILFGEKFWRTIINFEALAEFGTIAPNDVDLVHFVETAEEAWEIIARFYETIDPRSIPMASGRR, from the coding sequence ATGGCACGCATGAAGAAGCGCAATCTGCGCCGCAAGGATGGGGTCTGGGATCCGCTGGCCGACAGCTCGCAGAGCAGGCTGCGTGCCTCGACCGTGCCGCTGACGCCGCAGTCGACCTCGCCGACCTATCGTCTCGCCTATGTCGACGATGATTTTCTCTGCCGCGAAGAATTGAGGCCGGTGCGCCTGCAACTCGAGCTCCTGAAGACGGAGATGATGCTCGAGGAGCGGGGGATCAATTCGACCGTGGTGATGTTCGGCGGCGCGCGCATCCCCGAGCCGGGCGGCGAGGCTTGGGCCGCCAAGAACGATACGCAGCGCAAGAACCTCGAAGCGGCATCGATCTACTACGACGAAGCACGCAAATTCGCGCGGATCTGCTCGGAGCAGTCCGCCAAGCTTGGCCACAAGGAATATGTCATTGTCACCGGCGGCGGCCCGGGGGTGATGGAGGCGGGAAACCGCGGCGCGGCGGATGCCGGCGCGCCTTCGATCGGGCTCAACATCGTGCTGCCGCACGAGCAGGCGCCGAACCGCTTCGTGACGCCGGAGCTATCGTTCAATTTCCACTATTTCGCCATTCGCAAGATGCACTTCCTGCTGCGCGCCAAGGCGGTCACGGTGTTTCCGGGCGGCTTCGGCACGCTCGACGAATTGTTCGAAACGCTAACGCTGATGCAGACGGGCCGTCTGGCCCTGGTGCCGCTCATCCTCTTCGGCGAAAAGTTCTGGCGCACCATCATCAACTTCGAGGCATTGGCCGAATTCGGCACGATCGCGCCGAACGACGTCGATCTCGTGCATTTCGTCGAGACCGCGGAAGAGGCCTGGGAGATCATCGCCCGGTTCTACGAAACCATCGATCCGCGGTCGATACCGATGGCGTCGGGCCGGCGCTAG
- the dapD gene encoding 2,3,4,5-tetrahydropyridine-2,6-dicarboxylate N-succinyltransferase translates to MTTHDLASLSQTIETAFDDREAVNTGTRGAVREAVEAALNLLDSGKARVAERGEDGTWTVNQWLKKAVLLSFRLNPMELVKGGPGESVWWDKVASKFDGWSVNEFEKAGFRAVPNCVVRRSAYIAPNAILMPSFVNLGAYVGEGTMVDTWATVGSCAQIGKNVHLSGGVGIGGVLEPMQAGPTIIEDNCFIGARSEVVEGCIVREGSVLGMGVFIGKSTKIVDRATGEVTYGEVPPYSVVVAGSMPSASTMANGQPAPNLYCAVIVKRVDEKTRAKTGINELLRD, encoded by the coding sequence ATGACGACCCACGATCTTGCCTCTCTGTCGCAGACCATCGAGACCGCCTTCGACGATCGCGAAGCCGTCAACACCGGCACCCGCGGCGCGGTCCGCGAAGCGGTCGAAGCGGCGCTGAACCTGCTCGACAGCGGCAAGGCCCGCGTCGCCGAACGCGGTGAGGACGGCACCTGGACCGTCAATCAATGGCTGAAGAAGGCCGTTCTTCTGTCCTTCCGCCTGAACCCGATGGAGCTCGTCAAGGGCGGCCCCGGCGAGTCCGTCTGGTGGGACAAGGTTGCCTCCAAGTTCGACGGCTGGAGCGTTAACGAATTCGAAAAGGCCGGCTTCCGCGCTGTCCCGAACTGCGTCGTCCGCCGCTCGGCCTATATTGCGCCGAACGCGATCCTGATGCCGTCCTTCGTCAATCTCGGCGCCTATGTCGGCGAGGGCACGATGGTCGATACCTGGGCAACCGTCGGTTCCTGCGCCCAGATCGGCAAGAACGTGCACCTTTCCGGTGGCGTCGGTATCGGCGGCGTGCTGGAGCCGATGCAGGCGGGACCGACGATCATCGAGGACAATTGCTTCATCGGCGCCCGCTCGGAGGTCGTCGAAGGCTGCATCGTGCGCGAAGGCTCGGTTCTCGGCATGGGCGTCTTCATCGGCAAGTCGACCAAGATCGTCGATCGCGCGACAGGCGAAGTGACGTACGGCGAAGTGCCGCCCTATTCCGTCGTCGTGGCAGGCTCGATGCCGTCCGCCTCGACCATGGCAAACGGCCAGCCGGCGCCGAACCTCTATTGCGCGGTTATCGTCAAGCGTGTCGACGAGAAGACGCGCGCCAAGACCGGCATCAACGAACTGCTCAGAGACTGA
- a CDS encoding DUF805 domain-containing protein has translation MAQEGRQPSMTWLFFSPSGRIGRLPFFLSWLFWFLVGCVFLMQMLKNENEDTALALWTLALVVSGVLSTVSIAMLAIKRLHDIGYPGPLALCLFIPVLSPIVFIALCLWPGTKGENEFGGPDSGPGR, from the coding sequence ATGGCGCAGGAGGGGCGGCAGCCGAGCATGACCTGGCTGTTCTTCAGCCCCTCTGGCCGCATTGGCCGCCTGCCCTTCTTCCTTTCCTGGCTTTTCTGGTTCCTCGTCGGCTGCGTCTTCCTCATGCAGATGCTGAAGAACGAAAACGAGGACACCGCATTGGCGCTCTGGACACTGGCGCTCGTCGTCTCCGGCGTCCTTTCGACCGTTTCCATCGCCATGCTGGCAATCAAGCGCCTGCATGACATCGGCTATCCAGGCCCGCTGGCGCTCTGTCTTTTCATTCCGGTGCTGAGCCCGATCGTTTTCATCGCGCTCTGTCTGTGGCCGGGCACGAAGGGCGAGAACGAGTTCGGCGGCCCCGACAGCGGCCCTGGTCGATAA
- a CDS encoding DEAD/DEAH box helicase, which translates to MTEFQGIAPPIAEALARRGYNELTPVQKAMLDPALDGADALVSAQTGSGKTVAFGLALAPTLLGGTERFGAAGAPLALVIAPTRELALQVKRELEWLYEVAGATITSCVGGMDMRTERRALERGAHIVVGTPGRLCDHIRRHSLDISALRAVVLDEADEMLDLGFREDLEFILEAAPADRRTLMFSATVPRSIATLAKNYQRDAIRISTASEQKQHGDIEYRSLVVTPSDRENAIINVLRYYEARNAIVFCSTRAAVNHLTARFNNRGFSVVALSGELSQNERTHALQAMRDGRARVCIATDVAARGIDLPGLELVIHADLPTNPDTLLHRSGRTGRAGQKGVSALIVPVNARRKAERLLENARITATWAKPPSADEVTSRDDERIVADPAFDEPLREDEQAIVRALIDHHGAEKLAAAFVRQFRSGRSAPEDLADVSFADDRKKGRRDTAAMPRDDFDAPRADFTDGSWFSLSVGRKQNAEPRWLIPMLCRHGKLSKRDIGAIRMQPEETYVELTAEGAERFLSAIGPNRTLEKGIRVKALAGTPDLSQPRQEKPAFAKKQTPDAAREDFKPKRKFEKKPAFAEGARPEKGNDKPRSKKGKPGAQKDAGGFKPKTKRANAKNKQY; encoded by the coding sequence ATGACTGAGTTCCAAGGGATCGCGCCCCCGATCGCCGAGGCGTTGGCAAGACGCGGTTACAACGAGCTGACGCCGGTGCAGAAGGCGATGCTCGATCCGGCGCTCGATGGCGCCGACGCGCTGGTTTCCGCCCAGACCGGGTCCGGCAAGACAGTGGCCTTCGGCCTGGCGCTTGCGCCGACGCTGCTGGGCGGCACAGAACGTTTCGGCGCGGCCGGCGCACCGCTCGCGCTTGTCATTGCTCCGACGCGTGAACTCGCGCTGCAGGTCAAGCGCGAACTCGAATGGCTTTACGAGGTGGCGGGCGCCACCATCACCTCCTGCGTCGGCGGCATGGATATGCGCACCGAACGGCGCGCGCTCGAACGCGGTGCCCATATCGTCGTCGGTACGCCGGGACGTCTCTGCGACCACATCCGTCGGCATTCGCTCGACATATCGGCACTCCGCGCCGTCGTACTGGACGAGGCGGACGAGATGCTGGACCTTGGCTTTCGCGAGGATCTGGAGTTCATCCTCGAAGCGGCGCCCGCCGACCGGCGCACGCTGATGTTCTCGGCGACCGTGCCGCGCTCGATCGCAACGCTTGCGAAGAATTACCAGCGGGATGCCATACGCATCAGCACCGCATCCGAACAGAAGCAGCACGGCGATATCGAGTATCGATCGCTCGTTGTCACGCCGAGCGACCGCGAGAACGCAATCATCAACGTGCTTCGCTACTACGAGGCGCGAAACGCGATCGTCTTCTGCTCCACCCGTGCGGCGGTCAATCACCTGACGGCTCGCTTCAACAATCGCGGCTTCTCGGTTGTGGCGCTATCCGGCGAACTCAGCCAGAACGAACGCACCCACGCGCTGCAGGCGATGCGCGACGGCCGCGCCCGCGTCTGCATCGCGACGGACGTTGCAGCACGGGGCATCGACCTGCCCGGACTGGAACTCGTGATCCACGCCGATCTGCCGACCAACCCCGACACCTTGCTGCATCGAAGCGGACGCACGGGGCGTGCGGGCCAGAAGGGCGTCAGCGCGCTGATCGTCCCCGTCAATGCGCGCCGCAAGGCCGAAAGGCTTTTGGAAAATGCGCGCATCACCGCGACCTGGGCGAAACCGCCGTCAGCGGACGAGGTTACGAGCCGCGACGACGAGCGCATCGTCGCCGATCCGGCATTCGATGAGCCGCTGCGCGAGGACGAGCAGGCGATCGTGCGGGCTCTGATCGATCACCACGGCGCAGAGAAGCTGGCAGCGGCCTTCGTGCGGCAATTCCGCTCCGGTCGCTCCGCCCCGGAAGACCTCGCCGATGTCTCGTTCGCCGACGACCGCAAGAAGGGTCGGCGCGATACTGCCGCCATGCCGCGCGACGATTTTGACGCACCGCGCGCCGACTTCACCGACGGCAGCTGGTTTTCGCTCTCCGTCGGCCGCAAGCAGAATGCGGAGCCGCGCTGGCTGATCCCGATGCTGTGCCGCCACGGCAAGCTTTCCAAGCGCGATATCGGCGCGATCCGGATGCAGCCGGAGGAGACCTATGTCGAACTGACGGCCGAAGGCGCCGAACGCTTCCTCTCGGCAATCGGTCCAAACCGGACGCTCGAAAAGGGCATTCGCGTCAAGGCGCTCGCGGGTACCCCGGATCTCTCCCAGCCGCGACAGGAGAAACCCGCCTTCGCGAAGAAGCAGACGCCCGACGCAGCACGCGAGGATTTCAAACCGAAGCGCAAGTTCGAAAAGAAGCCGGCCTTCGCCGAGGGTGCACGTCCAGAGAAGGGGAACGACAAACCCCGGAGCAAGAAGGGCAAGCCAGGAGCCCAAAAGGACGCTGGCGGCTTTAAGCCCAAAACGAAACGCGCCAACGCCAAGAACAAGCAATACTAA
- a CDS encoding peroxiredoxin → MGLRINQTAPDFTAETTQGTINFHEWIGDGWAVLFSHPKNFTPVCTTELGAMAGIENEFRKRGVKIIGISVDPVESHSKWKNDIKVATGFDVEYPLIGDKDLKVAKLYDMLPADAGDTAEGRTPADNATVRSVYVIGPDKKIKLILTYPMTTGRNFDEILRAIDSIQLTAKHQVATPANWQQGEDVIITAAVSNEDAIQRFGSFETVLPYLRKTKQPTA, encoded by the coding sequence ATGGGCCTCCGTATCAACCAAACCGCCCCAGACTTCACCGCCGAAACCACGCAAGGCACGATCAATTTCCATGAATGGATCGGCGACGGCTGGGCCGTTCTCTTCTCCCATCCGAAGAATTTCACACCCGTGTGCACCACCGAACTTGGCGCCATGGCCGGGATCGAGAATGAATTCCGCAAGCGCGGCGTCAAGATCATCGGCATCTCGGTCGATCCGGTCGAAAGCCACAGCAAGTGGAAGAACGACATCAAGGTCGCAACCGGTTTCGACGTCGAATATCCGCTGATCGGCGACAAGGACCTCAAGGTGGCCAAGCTCTACGACATGTTGCCGGCCGACGCCGGTGATACGGCGGAGGGCCGCACGCCGGCCGACAACGCCACCGTGCGCTCGGTCTACGTCATTGGTCCGGACAAGAAGATCAAACTGATCCTCACCTACCCGATGACGACCGGCCGCAATTTCGACGAGATCCTGCGTGCGATCGATTCGATCCAACTGACCGCCAAGCACCAGGTCGCGACACCCGCGAACTGGCAGCAGGGCGAGGACGTCATCATCACCGCTGCCGTATCCAACGAGGATGCGATCCAGCGCTTCGGTTCCTTCGAAACGGTCCTGCCCTATCTCCGGAAGACGAAGCAGCCGACGGCGTAA
- a CDS encoding DMT family transporter: MAWITLLAASAVEIAMGLALKYAEGWTRLVPSIIGVVAALASVYLLTIAMRELPAGTAYAAWTGIGSVGITVLGIVLFGDPVSSLRLVCIAMIIVAVAGLRFLEA; this comes from the coding sequence ATGGCATGGATCACTTTGCTGGCAGCGAGCGCCGTCGAAATCGCCATGGGGCTTGCCCTCAAATATGCCGAGGGCTGGACGCGGCTTGTTCCAAGTATCATCGGTGTGGTCGCGGCACTCGCCAGCGTCTATCTTTTGACGATCGCAATGCGGGAGCTGCCCGCCGGCACCGCCTATGCTGCCTGGACCGGCATCGGGTCGGTGGGCATCACCGTGCTCGGCATCGTTCTTTTCGGCGATCCGGTGTCCTCGCTTCGCCTCGTCTGCATCGCCATGATCATCGTCGCTGTGGCAGGGCTGCGGTTTCTGGAGGCTTGA
- a CDS encoding winged helix-turn-helix transcriptional regulator, producing MSTESAKKSADSRPSVFDPTCSSRHALELVASKWAMLIISALDEGPMRNAALIRKLGDVSQKMLTQTLKELERNGLVIRDDKQTVPPHVEYRLSAVGRSLSETLVILDHWAETHFGELDAARERYDAEHGG from the coding sequence ATGTCTACAGAGTCGGCAAAGAAATCCGCGGATTCGCGCCCGAGCGTCTTCGACCCGACATGTTCCTCGCGTCATGCACTGGAGCTTGTCGCCAGCAAATGGGCGATGCTGATCATCTCCGCCCTCGATGAGGGGCCCATGCGCAACGCCGCGCTGATCCGCAAGCTCGGCGACGTATCGCAGAAGATGCTGACACAGACGCTCAAAGAACTGGAGCGCAACGGACTGGTGATCCGCGACGACAAGCAGACCGTGCCGCCGCATGTCGAATATCGCCTGAGCGCGGTCGGGCGGTCGCTGAGCGAGACGCTCGTGATTCTCGACCACTGGGCCGAAACCCATTTCGGCGAACTCGATGCGGCGCGCGAGCGTTACGACGCGGAGCACGGCGGCTGA
- a CDS encoding LysR family transcriptional regulator has product MDQLTAMRAFLRVVETGNFTRASASLNMPKATVTNLIQGLEAHLSTKLLNRTTRRVLVTPDGALYYERAARLVSDLDELDGSLSSAQSLPKGRLRVEMASAIANLIIIPALPEFHKKYPDIQIDLGVSDRTIDYVAENVDCAIRGGTLTDQSLIARRITEMSFIACASPAYLERHSMPQHPADLERNCYVVGYFRPQTGQPMPFYFKRGSEEIEVKGRYAVAANEATTYLAAARAGLGVIQAPRFMVRDDLRTGAMRPVLNDWQIEPMPIYLVYPPNRHLSSRLRVFADWAVKVVSQSQMDGD; this is encoded by the coding sequence ATGGACCAGCTCACGGCCATGCGCGCCTTTCTTCGTGTTGTGGAGACCGGCAATTTCACCCGGGCATCCGCATCGCTCAACATGCCGAAAGCAACGGTGACCAACCTTATCCAGGGGTTGGAGGCGCACCTGAGTACCAAATTGCTCAATCGCACGACGCGGCGAGTCCTGGTGACGCCAGACGGCGCACTCTATTACGAGCGTGCCGCACGGCTCGTTTCCGATCTCGACGAACTGGATGGCAGCCTGTCGAGCGCGCAGAGCCTGCCGAAGGGGCGGCTGCGGGTCGAAATGGCGAGTGCGATCGCCAATCTCATCATCATTCCCGCGCTGCCCGAGTTCCACAAGAAATATCCCGACATCCAGATCGATCTCGGCGTTTCGGACCGGACAATCGACTATGTCGCCGAAAACGTCGATTGCGCGATCCGCGGGGGCACGCTGACCGATCAGTCGCTGATTGCCCGGCGCATCACGGAGATGAGCTTCATCGCCTGCGCGTCGCCGGCCTATCTCGAGCGCCACTCGATGCCGCAGCATCCCGCCGACCTCGAGAGGAATTGCTATGTCGTCGGCTATTTCCGGCCGCAGACCGGACAACCGATGCCGTTCTATTTCAAGCGTGGAAGCGAGGAGATCGAGGTCAAAGGCCGCTACGCTGTGGCAGCAAACGAAGCGACGACCTATCTTGCCGCCGCGCGGGCCGGGCTCGGGGTCATCCAGGCGCCACGCTTCATGGTGCGAGACGATTTGCGGACCGGCGCGATGAGGCCGGTGCTCAATGATTGGCAGATCGAGCCGATGCCGATCTATCTCGTCTATCCGCCCAACCGGCACCTGAGCAGCCGGCTGCGGGTTTTCGCTGACTGGGCGGTGAAAGTGGTTTCGCAGTCGCAGATGGACGGAGATTGA
- a CDS encoding alpha/beta hydrolase, with amino-acid sequence MNAHFTEETMQTAHGACRARVYRGASLLVPPPVVLHFHGGSFVGESVAAGEKVASALAAAGAVVISPEYPSACLSPFPAALEASYAMLSSMRSRCPQFAHKKSMLFVAGEEAGGNLAAGLALMARDQFLPDLKGQILLSPLLDPCMATASFRKYCPQTSVESIADGWQRYLGERSGLTHPYAAPGHCTRLGGLVPALVITSEQCPMRDETEAYAERLRKAGVPVKMHVLPGGAAWLPANTSWQENWPAQEQTISGIFSRFFQEAGAKPKSQMKTN; translated from the coding sequence ATGAACGCGCATTTTACCGAAGAGACGATGCAGACGGCCCACGGGGCGTGCCGCGCGCGCGTCTACCGCGGCGCGTCGTTGCTCGTTCCGCCTCCGGTCGTGCTTCATTTTCACGGCGGTTCTTTCGTCGGGGAATCGGTCGCGGCCGGCGAGAAAGTTGCGAGCGCGCTTGCGGCCGCTGGGGCCGTGGTCATTTCGCCGGAATACCCTTCGGCATGCCTCAGCCCGTTTCCGGCGGCGCTTGAGGCGTCATACGCCATGCTGTCGTCGATGCGCAGCCGCTGTCCGCAGTTCGCGCACAAGAAGTCCATGCTGTTCGTTGCCGGCGAGGAAGCGGGCGGGAACCTCGCAGCCGGCCTCGCGCTGATGGCGCGCGACCAGTTCCTCCCGGATCTCAAAGGGCAGATCCTGCTGTCGCCTTTGCTCGATCCCTGCATGGCGACCGCATCGTTCCGGAAGTACTGCCCGCAGACTTCGGTGGAGTCGATCGCCGACGGCTGGCAACGCTACCTCGGCGAACGGAGCGGACTGACCCATCCCTACGCGGCGCCCGGCCATTGTACGCGACTGGGCGGGCTCGTTCCCGCCCTCGTTATCACTAGCGAGCAATGTCCGATGCGCGACGAAACCGAGGCCTATGCAGAGCGGCTTCGCAAGGCCGGCGTCCCGGTAAAAATGCACGTGCTGCCGGGGGGCGCCGCCTGGCTACCTGCCAACACCTCGTGGCAGGAAAACTGGCCCGCGCAGGAACAGACCATTTCCGGCATTTTCTCCCGCTTCTTCCAGGAAGCGGGGGCGAAGCCAAAATCGCAGATGAAAACGAACTAG
- a CDS encoding efflux RND transporter periplasmic adaptor subunit — MTSTVTRRVLWGAGLSILLSIAGGTAVFLGVPYRFTADAATDAAAPPPAVPVSVAKAESRRITTWENFSGRLEAIERVEVRPRVGGAILQAHFREGALVEKGDLLVTIDPEPYAAAVDRAEAQVTAAEARVALAKTELERGRKLVTTSAIPQSGVDQRLSVYDEAQANVRSAKAALRSARLDLQYTEVRAPISGRVGRLEVTAGNLVAAGSASPVLTTLVSIDPIYASFNVNEEVVAAALAKLSASAGSNAIERIPVEIGTAADAGTPITGHIQLINNEVDATTGTIRVRAALNNADGRLIPGQFVRIRIGDPAPTEKLVISDRAIGSDQDKKFVLVVGADNKVEYRQVTLGPTADGLRIVDAGLKPGESIVVNGLQRVRPGVLVAPQPAEEATASIAKR; from the coding sequence ATGACATCGACCGTTACCCGCCGGGTCCTTTGGGGCGCCGGCCTGAGTATCTTATTGTCCATTGCCGGCGGAACCGCTGTTTTCCTCGGCGTGCCCTATCGGTTCACGGCTGATGCCGCGACCGACGCGGCCGCGCCGCCGCCCGCCGTCCCTGTTTCCGTTGCGAAGGCTGAATCGCGCCGGATCACGACCTGGGAGAACTTCTCCGGACGTCTCGAAGCGATCGAGCGCGTCGAGGTGCGTCCCCGTGTCGGCGGCGCCATTCTCCAAGCGCATTTCCGCGAAGGCGCGCTGGTGGAGAAGGGTGACCTCCTTGTCACCATCGATCCCGAACCCTATGCCGCTGCCGTCGATCGCGCAGAGGCGCAGGTTACGGCGGCCGAAGCGCGCGTCGCGCTGGCGAAAACCGAGCTCGAACGGGGCCGCAAGCTGGTCACCACCAGCGCGATCCCGCAAAGCGGAGTCGATCAGCGCCTGAGCGTCTACGACGAAGCGCAGGCGAACGTCCGCTCCGCGAAGGCGGCGCTGCGTTCGGCCCGACTGGACCTTCAATATACCGAGGTCCGTGCGCCGATCTCGGGGCGTGTCGGCAGGCTCGAGGTGACGGCCGGCAACCTGGTGGCTGCCGGCTCCGCCTCGCCAGTCCTGACGACGCTCGTCTCGATCGATCCGATCTATGCGAGTTTCAACGTCAATGAGGAGGTGGTCGCCGCGGCTTTGGCGAAGCTTTCCGCCTCCGCCGGCAGCAACGCAATCGAGCGCATTCCCGTCGAGATCGGCACCGCCGCCGACGCGGGCACGCCGATCACCGGACATATCCAGCTCATCAACAACGAGGTCGACGCCACGACCGGCACGATCCGCGTACGGGCGGCGCTCAACAACGCCGACGGCCGGCTGATCCCCGGTCAGTTCGTCCGTATCCGCATCGGCGATCCGGCTCCGACCGAGAAGCTTGTAATCAGCGATCGCGCGATCGGCTCGGACCAGGACAAGAAATTCGTGCTGGTCGTCGGCGCCGATAACAAGGTCGAGTACCGCCAGGTGACTCTCGGACCGACTGCCGATGGCCTGCGGATCGTTGACGCCGGGCTGAAGCCGGGCGAGAGCATCGTCGTCAACGGGCTGCAGCGCGTCCGGCCCGGCGTCCTCGTTGCTCCGCAGCCGGCCGAAGAGGCCACCGCCTCGATCGCCAAGCGATAG